The sequence GGCGGCAGTTCGGGCCGGCGTACGGCCCAGTCGCCGGGCCGGGCGATCTCCTCGCCGAGCATCCAGTCGGCGGCCTTGACCAGTTGCGGGTGGTCCGCGGGCAGTCCGGCGTCCACCAGCGCGATGGTGGCCAGGCAGGTGTCCCACACCGGGGACTGGCAGGCCTCGATCATCCGGGCGCCGTCCTCGCGCCAGACGGCGAAGCGGTCCAGGGAGGCGAGGCCCTCGCGCAGCACCGGGTGCTGGAGGTCGTAGCCGAGCAGGTGCAGGGCGATGACGGAGTACACGGCCGGGGGCTGGATGCCGCCCCAGCAGCCGTCGTTCTCCTGCCGCTCGATGATCCAGCGGGCCGCCGCGTTCAACGCGGCCGTGCGCAGCCTGCGCACGGCGACCTTGCGGTAGCCGCGGACCACCTTGTCCAGCCGCTGGAAGACGCCGTCCCAGCTCGCCACCGGGGCGAGCGGCTGCGGCGGGTTGGGCTCGGCCGGGTCGGTGTGCAGCTCGTCCAGCGCGAACGGGGCCGGGCGCACCGGGCGCTTGGCGGAGACGATGGTGAGCGGCACGATGGTCTGCCGCGCCCAGCATCCGAAGTCGTAGATGTTGAGCGGGAACCAGGTGGGGAAGAAAATCAGCTCCGGTGGGAGTTCGGGCAGGTCCTCCCATTTCCACCAGCCGAACAGGGCGAGCCAGATCCGGGTGAAGACCCGCGCGGCGGCGATGCCGCCGCGCTCGCGGATCCAGGCCGAGGCCTTCGCCATGTGCGGCGCGTCGGGCGCGTCGCCGGCCAGGCGCAGGGCGACGTACGCCTCCACGGTGGTGGACAGGTCGCCCGGGCCGCCGTAGAAGGTGGCCCAGGTGCCGTCCTCGCGCTGCTCGCCGCGGATGAACTTCGCGGCGGCCTGCGCGGTGTGCTCGTCCAGGATGCCCAGGAACTGACGGAGCAGCAGGTCCTCGGCGTCCATGGTGACGTTGGTCTCCAGGTCGCCTTTCCACCAGCCCTCGGTGTCCTGCCGGGCGAGCAGGAAATCGGTGGCGCGCCGTACGGCGCGCGTGGCGGCTTCTTGTACCCCGGCCGTCTCGGGGATGGTGAGGGTGGAGTCGCTGGCCGCGGCAGCCCGGGACGGCAAGATGGCCCCGGTGCTTCCGTCGGTCGTCGCTGTCATGGCTTCCCCTTCGTGCAGTCG comes from Streptomyces sp. SCL15-4 and encodes:
- the shc gene encoding squalene--hopene cyclase produces the protein MTATTDGSTGAILPSRAAAASDSTLTIPETAGVQEAATRAVRRATDFLLARQDTEGWWKGDLETNVTMDAEDLLLRQFLGILDEHTAQAAAKFIRGEQREDGTWATFYGGPGDLSTTVEAYVALRLAGDAPDAPHMAKASAWIRERGGIAAARVFTRIWLALFGWWKWEDLPELPPELIFFPTWFPLNIYDFGCWARQTIVPLTIVSAKRPVRPAPFALDELHTDPAEPNPPQPLAPVASWDGVFQRLDKVVRGYRKVAVRRLRTAALNAAARWIIERQENDGCWGGIQPPAVYSVIALHLLGYDLQHPVLREGLASLDRFAVWREDGARMIEACQSPVWDTCLATIALVDAGLPADHPQLVKAADWMLGEEIARPGDWAVRRPELPPGGWAFEFHNDNYPDIDDTAEVALALRRVRHHDPEHVDRAIGRAVRWNLGMQSKNGAWGAFDVDNTSPFPNRLPFCDFGEVIDPPSADVTAHVVEMLAAEGLADDPRTRRGIDWLLAEQEADGSWFGRWGVNYIYGTGSVVPALTAAGLPTSHPAIRRAVTWLESVQNDDGGWGEDLRSYQHAKEWSGRGASTASQTAWALMALLAAGEKGSAAVERGVRWLADTQREDGGWDEPYFTGTGFPWDFSINYHLYRQVFPLTALGRYLHGDPFERNLLARAQKVSARAEGN